The sequence AGGAGCATCCCCCCTCCTCGACCCGAGCCCGCTGGTAGCCCAGTTCAACCGGGAGATGCTGCAGGTGAGGCCAGCCGGGGCGCCCGCCCAAGGGGCTGCgtggggagcggggcgggggggccaCCAGCAGCCTTTCATGTGAGCTGCAGGGTGGGGTGCACGGCGGGGAGGGCTGAACTCCCGGCCCCGAGCGAAGCCATGGTTGTGGCATGAGATCATGTTTGGCCGCCTCTCCCTGGCTGTtggccccggggagggggggtcagCCCACACCAGGGCCCTGCTTCCTCCCCACGTGCGCAcattcctcctcccagcccctgtccctccccagcagcgTGGGAATGGGGATGGTGCGGGGGGCTGCTTCCACGccgtgctggggagggagcttGGGTGCTTGCACAGGGGAGCTGAGCGCGAGGAGCGGAGGTGCTTCGTGCAGGAACGTCCCGCGCAGAGACCCCCAGTCTGGCCTGCCTGGGGGGCCCCGGCTTTTCCTgccgggctggggcaggcagatgCTGGAACAAAGCGAGATGCCACTCGCCTTGCTACCCCCATCCTCGCTGTCGCCATCCTGAGCCCCTTTGCTGGCCTGTTCTCACTTGGGGCAAATGGGTCGTCAGCCAAAAGGGTGCCCTCTGGTCCCTGTCGTGGCTTTGGGAGGGTTTGGGCTTGGGTCCCCAAAGCCGCGTCCTTGGGGCTCTGGCAGAGGCACCCGGCCATGTGGCTCTTGCCACCTTGCAGGCAGAGGGCTGGGTGCGAGACAAGCTGCGGGACCTGAAGGATGGCTGCGACCTCCAGAACTGGGAGGAGGTGGCTCAGACCCTGCAGCGGGACATGAAGGATTTCGAGAACACGCTGATAAAGCTCAACCAGGTGAGGCCGGGCGGCGGCACGGCTCCCATTCCCCACAGCACCCGTGTCCCTAGGCTCTTTGCAGTGGGGGGGTCTCTGGGAGGCCCTGACGCTGAGCGGGTCCCTTGGCCCCACAGATGGGTGAGCAGCTGATGTGGCGGGTGAGCCCCAGCGCCGAGGGGGTGcggaggcagctgctggcccTGCGGGACCAGTGGCAGCTCCTGAAGCAGACGGCCGCCAGCCAGAGCAAAGCCCTGGGGGGGCTGCGGAGCCTGCAGGACTTCAACAGAAAAGCTGAGCGGCTGGAGGCGTGGATCAGGCACAAGGTGTGGGGTGCGGGGAGTGTGGtccggggagggggacagccTGGCTGCCCCCCGCCTTCTCACACCCTCCCCTGGCCCAGGAGGAGAAGCCCTCCCTGGCAGCCCTCCTGCAGGAAAGCCCGGACAAGATCCAGCTCACCCGCCGCATCCTCGACTTGAAGCAGGTGAGAGGCTGCTGGGGGGCCGCTGCTATGCCAGCAACCCCGAACCCCACCGGTCTCAGGGTCCCGAGGCTGGGGCATGGCACAGGTCCCTGAGAGGGGGGCAGGAGAGACCGCCGGAGGATGCTGAtgtatgtctgtctgtctgctggggccaggaggagcagcagttcCAGAGTCTGCACGAGGAGCTGAACAGCCTGGCCCAGAAGCTGGAGAAACAAGGCAAAAGTGAGAGCAGGAGCATCTCAGCCCGGCGCAAGCACCTCAACAAAACGTGAGCAGAGGACACACGGGCTGAGCAGGGGCGAGCTGGGCGCAGGGAGCTGACgggctgggaagcagggcctCCCAAACTTCCCGCCTGCCTCCCCTTGCCCCACCTCTGCACGGCTCCCCAGGGGGACACAGGCTGCCCTtcacctctctccttcctcccatgcAGGTGGCTGCGGCTGCAGGGGACCCTGAAGGAGCACCATGAGGCTCTGCAGCTGGCCCTGGAGGTAGCCGCCTTCCTCCAGCAAGCGGATACCCTGCTCGGGGCCATCCATGCCAAGGTACCAGCCCTGGAGCCAGGGTCAGCCTGGTGCGGGACTGTTGCAGGGCCAGAGCGGAACTGGGTGGGCAGCACCTCGCTCTCGTCCCCTGCGTGGGGGCTGCTGTGGTCCCAGCACCCTCAGCCTGGGGCTCAGGGAGAGAGCTGAGGGATGGAGCCTGATATTAAACGGGGAGCCAGAGCAGTGAGCTCAGCTTTGCAGCGTCCCTTTCTGCTGGAGCTGAGGGCAGGGCCCCGTCCTCCTCCCACCGCTGACTGAAGCTTCTTCTTGCAGCAGAGGAGCGTCTGCGGTGTGGGGAAGCcaggggagggtgagccagGCCGGGATCGGGACGTCAGGGACATAGCCAGCCAGGTGATGGTAAGTGCAAGGCTCTGCCTCATCCTCTGAGCCCCGGGGAGCATCCTGGCAGAGGGGGCTTGTGTGCCTTCCCGGGTCACACTGGaaccagcagggctgggggctcggTGGGCACCCCACGGCCGCATGGGGTGGACGGGGCTGTGCGATGGACGGGGGAGCCTCCCCGGGGGCAGAAGGGGACCAAGCTTGGcacccaccacctctcctgctcccGCAGGGCTGGTAGTGGGTTGCCATCACGCACTCGCACCACGGCCGCGGTGGCTCGTCCCTCGCCAGCCCTGTCATCgctccccagctgctctctctcctCCAGATGCTGGATGTGACCGTGTCCCAGCTCCTcagcctgcagcccagcctggcagcccaAGTCTCCCCCAAGCACCGAGATGTCAAGGAGAGCTGGGCGCAGCTCCAGCAGGCACTGAGGTAGGGCACAGCCCGGCAGGAGCCCCAGGGCCCCAGCCCTGACCCCCCAGTGCTGGAGCCAGAGGTGTGGCGAAAGACCTGGGTTAGCCCCTGGCAGGCTGTCTCTGAGGCACCAGCTCCGCTTAAGGTCTCTCTTcatcctctgctcccctgggcCTCCCTTGTGCCCCTTTCCCAGGACGGAGAAGGCTCCGGTGCTGGCGAGCAGTTCCCCGGCGGGTGAAGCTGCGTCTCCGAGCGCCGAGCCCCAAGGAGACGATAGCGgccgtggggctgtggggaaggaagcaggagacAAATGGACAAGAGGCCCCAGGAGCACGGTGAGCACAGGTGTCTGCCTTCCTCCAGGCATCTCCAGCACCTCTGCCTCAGGAAGACGAGGGAGCTCGTGGGTTCGGGTGTTGGGCAAAGCCCAAGCTGAGCATGCCTGTGATCTGGCCTCCTGGCTTATGGGAGGTGATAAGTGCCAGGCCCGGGGCAAAGCGATGCGCGCTTTGGGCTGGCAAAGGAGGAATGGGAGCCCTGGTGCCGTAGGTGCCGAAGGACATGCCGGGGAAGATGGCGGAGCAcaagagaggggaggagagcagccctggctccccAGCGGCAGGGCAGCCCCCTCATGGCGGGGACAGCAAAAGGTACCAGCTCATGGAGGTGGCTGTGGGGAGTGGGATGGAGTTGGAGGGGACGGGGATGCGGGTCCCCTGTGCAAGGGGGGACCTTGCAGTCCTGACTGTCCCCCtctctgcaggaggaggagagaggtggAGGCCGAGTGGGGGACGCGGCAGCCGGAGGCCCAGGTGCAGGACGTCTGTCAGGCAGTGAATGCATTAATGTCTCCCCAAGACTCCCCtttgctcccagcccagccaggggAGCCAGTGTCGGGGATCCCCTCCCCGACCCCCTCCCGCTGCTCGTGGGCATGCACGCTTGTGCGGTCCTGCCCGTCCCTGGTCTGGGCTCTAATGCACCATGTCTCCCTGCTCCTCGGCAGACTGCGTCCCCGCACAAGGAGAGCACAGGTCCCAGAGTCCCCCCGTGTCCAGTGGGGAACGTGGAGAGCCTGGAGGCAGCACGGACACAGCGGGAGCCCCTGGACTCCAGCGCCAGGGCTGTGCTCCTGGTGAGCCCcctggggtgtggggtggggggataCACCAGGCAGGGCCTGTCCTGaccaccctccctgccccccaggaGGGGCCGGCACTGGGGGGGCCCCCGGGGAGCCCACAGGTGGAGGCCATGCTGCgggagctgggggagctgtGGGAGGACCTGCAGAGGAAGCACCAGGAGAACGGCGCCGTGCTGCGGGAAATCGATAAGGTACgtggagggagggctggggtgggcacaGGGGCATGCCCCGATTGCAGGAGCTTGCTGGGCATCGGCAAGCAAGGCCGGTGCACGCAGGGACGGGAGCTGCAGCGTTGGCACCGACATCTCCGGCTGGCCCCACAGCCCACGCGCTGCTCCAGCCGTGCTGCCTGAGCCGCTGGTGCCCGGGTCCCTACAGTGGGGTGGCAGCATGGCTCCTGCCCGCCCTGGGCGGCTCGGAGCCAGGCCGATGGGCTCCCCGCTCTCTCTGCAGGCACTGAGGCTGGTGGGGGAGCTGGACCGGGCCGAGCGGTGGCTGCAAGCCGTGGCCGGGTCACTCTCGGAGCCAGCCACCATGAGAAGCCCAGCGGAGCTGCGCCGGGACCTGGAGGAGACGGGCCAGCTGgagaggcagctcctgctgtgtgGCCTCAAGCTCCAGGCGCTGCGGGACGAGGCAGCGGGTGAGCCGTATGCCGAGCACGAGGGGGCAAGGAAGATGCAGAGGAAGGTGGAGATGGTGGAGGAGAAGTGAGTCCCGGGGGAAGGTTCCCCCTCTCTGGTCCcctgggtgggcagggaggaggatgctCGCCCCGAGGAGGTGCAGAGGGTGCTGGCACCTGTGACGGGTGCCTGTACCCACAGGTTGGCACGCGTGCAGGCAGCCCTGCGGCACCGGGCGGCAGACCTGCGTGACTCCCTGGTGCTGTCTGAGTTCCTGCAGGACCTACAAGAGGAGGAGGCGCGGAGCCGGCAGGGACCTGCAGTGGTGAGCAGCGAGGCCAGGCATCCCTCGGGATCGCCCAGCACCTGGGACCGGCCCAAGCGTTGGTCTGTGGCTGGCAGGGGGGACCCTGTGGGTTCCCCACTCCGGCCCAGCTGCCTGGGGGGTTGCTCCACATCTCCCTCACGCCCGGTGTTTCTGTTGGCTTCAGCCAGGGAGCGGGTGTTGTGGCTCGCAGGGGTCTTTCCCCCTGCTCTCAGCCCAGGCCGGGCAGCCGCCGGGCAGCGAGGACATGAGCCGCCCCTTGGGAGAGCTACAGGAGGCCGTGGAGATGCTGAATGATGCGGCAAAGGAGCGGGAGCGGGTCATGGAGGTGGCAGCGGAGACGGAGAGCTTGGAGCGCCTGGTaggggatggaggcaggggggctggggatGCAGCCAGGTGGTCCGCCTGCAGCTGGACATGCCAGCTAGTTGGCACAGGACGTGTGCCTCGGCTGGTCCCAGTGGGACACAAGGGCGTTGGGATACATGGGGACCGCTCTGTGCGAGGCTGATATCCCCGTCCCTCCCATGGCTGGTGCTCCCTGCCCTGTCGCAGATGCATGGCAGGGTGCTCCCAggctggggtgggctggggcCGCTTGGCGAGTGGTGGCACAGGGGATCCCACGCCGGGGCTCATCTCTCTTCCCCCCTGGCCCACCCAGGTGGCGGAGGTGTCCCCGCGCCTGGAGGCACTTCGATGCAGAGCGGAGTCGCTGGCTCGTGACATTGCGCAAGCAGAGAGCGGCTTCACCGTGGTGAAGAGCGAGAAGGacctccaggggctgcaggactTGCTGAGCCggcagcaggagatggaggTGAGAGCCGGGGAGCACCGTGGCTGGTCGAGCCCATGGCGGGGAGGTGTCCCGGCTGGCTGGGGCCATCCCAGGGAGGCACTGGCCCCTGGGAGCCTAGGTGTTGTAGGCCTTGGCACGCAGTGGCAGGCCGGGTTGGAattttccagcagagctgagccctaccccgctccgctcccctctGCCAGCGCAAGCCAGGCGAGGGGAGAGAGCTTGTGTCAGCTCCTGTGTGCCAGCACCCGGCTGCCAGCACCTCGCTCATCTTCCCGCCAGCGGGAAGGTGACTCACACGAGCAGAACGGGGAAACCGGGCAGCCCTCCGCTCTGCCCGTCCTCCCTGCCGAGGGTGGCTCTGTTCGCTCCCTGCGGCCCCTGTGCCAGCATCCTCCCCTCCGTCCCTGCATCCTCCCCTCCGTCCCTGCATCCTCCCCTCCGTCCCTGCATCCCAGAACGCAGGGGAGTCCAGCCTgggtgcagaggggttggacGCATCCTGAACCTCTTCTGCCTTGTGATCTTCAGCGTGCGGTGTCGGAGACCctgcaggggcagctggaggagctggagagggcAGCTGCCCGCTTGCAAGAGCTCTGCCCGGCTCGGCTGTGCCCCGTCAGCCGGGAGGTGCAGGGGACGCTGTGGgcctgggcagggctgcaggagctgctgcgggAGACCCGGGCCCGCGTGCAGCAGGCCGGCCGGCTGCGGCACTTCTTCAAGGATTACTTAGCCATGATGTAAGTGGCGATGAGCCATCAGGGTTGCCTCTGCGGTGCTTGGGGGGAAGCTGGTGAGAGCATGGCGTTGCTGGAGCGTGGGCTGCTGGCGAGTACGTGGGCAGTGTCAGAGCTGTAGCCAGGCAAGACGATGGGGAGCCTGGAATGAAGGGCTGCgccagggctgcctgctgtggggcagccccatgGCATCTTGGCCTGCCCTGCCAGACTTGCCGCTGCCCCAGCGAGCTGCTTCCAGCCATCCCTAAGCATGGGAATGGCTTCCCTGAGGCCTGCAGGGctgaggagaggggctgggtcGTTCCTCAGCCCCCTCAGCCTGTCTTTCACATGCCCACAGCTCCTGGACGGAGGACACGCGGGCTCAGATCTTCTCTGAAAGCCCAAGCGGCCACGGCCTCCTGGAGACTCCGTgtgaggagctggagaggagaaTCGAAGGGAAGCTCAAGGAGTTTGAGGCGTTAGCGGCGTCGGGGCAGCAGCTGGTATCTGAGGAGCACTACCTGAGCGCGACAGTAAGGGAAAACCCTCAGCACCCCCCAAAATCCTCTAGGGACAGCGAGTGGTACGGGAACAGCCATgcatccccagggctgctcagggcaggaAGGGGTTTCACCCCGCAATGGGTGCTGAGACCTGACGTGATGTGACTGACTGTATCCTACTCCCAAAAACTTCCTAAACTGCTCCGTAGTGAGGTGTCCTGGTAGAGCTACTGTCCCTGGGCCAGGGGTCCTTGCAGGTGGCCCAGCATCTCTCCTCCCCTCAGATAAAGGAGCGCttggaggagctgcagagcatgctgggctgggtgctggtgcGCTGGCGAGCACAGAGGCACCAGCGGGACCCAGGGAGCAAGCAGGAGGACAGAAGGGACCCGGAGAGCCCCTCGGGCGCGTCCCCCACCAGCCAAGTGAGTACCCAGCCATGTTGAGACTGTCGGGGAGCAGGACCAGCCTCGAGGCTGAGGGTAGCAGAGGCACCGGACGGAGAGGGTGGTGCAGAAGTAGGGGAGGGATGTGTGACAGTGCCTCTGGGACTCTCTGGGGTTCAGGCAGGGCAAAGGGAAGATTGTCCTGAGAAAGTGCCTGGCCCTGGCAGACCTTCCTCCATGTTCCCTCTCTTGCCTCGCTCCCCAGGAGCAGCGTGCCCCGTGTGCTTGGCCTCGGCTGGAGAGCATCCACAGCCCAGTGGAGTTCAcaccctgctccctccttgAGCCTGTGCAAAGATCGGAGCCACGGCTGCCAGCAGGAACGACCATCTCCCCACCGTCATCGCCCCTCTCAGATGCCCCATCGGGAGTGGAGCGGAGCTGGGGGGAGCCCAGCAGCTCAACACCCCACAGTGTGGGACCCCCTGAGGAGGCTGTCATCTGGGATCCTGCCGAGACCTccacgctgctgctgccaccacgGGGCCccggtgggctgggggggacggTCAACCTCATCCTCAGCATTGGCAAGAAGGGCGAGAAGAAGGCGGCGCAGCCGGTGGCCAGCAGCGAGCGGCCGGAGGA comes from Ciconia boyciana chromosome 3, ASM3463844v1, whole genome shotgun sequence and encodes:
- the LOC140649448 gene encoding uncharacterized protein isoform X5: MSGSTARKVQPFTISTKLSLPKCAADCPGDACPGIALASALDSHRGLRRSLNERISLYLAQARASPAAPEGQPRSPSPGEDGGTDEERLNRNSLARSIKKITLSNWHGEAGAGDAGGPGDPARTGGERNHNNNNSRPGKAQFKVFLRKDVDVQDEQQEAGSPRAGGFCSPVDRGSPFYALAGPPASSPRKESPKDKEPTVAPRCGGRSGAGASPLLDPSPLVAQFNREMLQAEGWVRDKLRDLKDGCDLQNWEEVAQTLQRDMKDFENTLIKLNQMGEQLMWRVSPSAEGVRRQLLALRDQWQLLKQTAASQSKALGGLRSLQDFNRKAERLEAWIRHKEEKPSLAALLQESPDKIQLTRRILDLKQEEQQFQSLHEELNSLAQKLEKQGKSESRSISARRKHLNKTWLRLQGTLKEHHEALQLALEVAAFLQQADTLLGAIHAKQRSVCGVGKPGEGEPGRDRDVRDIASQVMMLDVTVSQLLSLQPSLAAQVSPKHRDVKESWAQLQQALRTEKAPVLASSSPAGEAASPSAEPQGDDSGRGAVGKEAGDKWTRGPRSTVPKDMPGKMAEHKRGEESSPGSPAAGQPPHGGDSKRRRREVEAEWGTRQPEAQVQDVCQATASPHKESTGPRVPPCPVGNVESLEAARTQREPLDSSARAVLLEGPALGGPPGSPQVEAMLRELGELWEDLQRKHQENGAVLREIDKALRLVGELDRAERWLQAVAGSLSEPATMRSPAELRRDLEETGQLERQLLLCGLKLQALRDEAAGEPYAEHEGARKMQRKVEMVEEKLARVQAALRHRAADLRDSLVLSEFLQDLQEEEARSRQGPAVPGSGCCGSQGSFPLLSAQAGQPPGSEDMSRPLGELQEAVEMLNDAAKERERVMEVAAETESLERLVAEVSPRLEALRCRAESLARDIAQAESGFTVVKSEKDLQGLQDLLSRQQEMERAVSETLQGQLEELERAAARLQELCPARLCPVSREVQGTLWAWAGLQELLRETRARVQQAGRLRHFFKDYLAMISWTEDTRAQIFSESPSGHGLLETPCEELERRIEGKLKEFEALAASGQQLVSEEHYLSATIKERLEELQSMLGWVLVRWRAQRHQRDPGSKQEDRRDPESPSGASPTSQEQRAPCAWPRLESIHSPVEFTPCSLLEPVQRSEPRLPAGTTISPPSSPLSDAPSGVERSWGEPSSSTPHSVGPPEEAVIWDPAETSTLLLPPRGPGGLGGTVNLILSIGKKGEKKAAQPVASSERPEEEAVRTAPVEAEKTSSMKRPPAIARRPPASSSGTPAASHTLPKAGAGSLFNSLQRRERARAEQARLLTLQGIMGASSLQPAPEERHGPSNTWPQKCGQRKGEPGTAAAGPPLGELLLYIRNPLVRDIDAECGAAPRDPRLPDVKTTCPHLSLGSVLSLELPRDAAVLGCHRGAAAQREEAEGQEQRQGGGVRPLEPTGTCGAGWQEEVDVDGHSPQGPGEGLGTYPRSERGTWFEEVSFNPSYSRQRAHRAGEEHWSPRCPSSTGEDLPDIRPSQLSHVGVPHERVGWEGDELAGRLGQDSSPGAASRARHREAARLELGPSPAGIPGRAGAVPGTARTQQPAGSGQPSGSPASPAAPTQLSVFEWALGSPQPPSPVPGAEEVCHPAHGQFEEEEEELQAIWDGVGERRAPSPPAGSRARRGAGSGAGSLPSPDATASGPLILSAANNMLVAKFTLPTAARLLGPAGEKSPGVGHSSGGSPSGHRASPHREERVSAAPLESPGTGDQRRHVEEREGSKGPPGKTEFQMMEGTLERKHVLQTGGRKANCRAWGLFHTVLMRQTLCFYQDRRDSIKSSVVALPLNLSGAICTPDAEYTKKTNCFRLQLRDGSEYLLRAPSQPLMNEWVSKLQQNSGFPEVDYFQAAAQHVESTGGAGGFSKVPSPGSSHLQGHQVTTAKSQEIVVLPRSNAWPQRPLGSQDGPADGAVAAAEDAHGAGHREPQWSPRGSPGLWDNSCQEDDYGLVANKRRSYSFTSATYQKITPMAVPKEPVEAGSSYSVTLYIGEQVPAVPRARCHSFVAQPGSPRDTLGEKTPGPPRPKNKSVFKKFFGKKE
- the LOC140649448 gene encoding uncharacterized protein isoform X4, with product MSGSTARKVQPFTISTKLSLPKCAADCPGDACPGIALASALDSHRGLRRSLNERISLYLAQARASPAAPEGQPRSPSPGEDGGTDEERLNRNSLARSIKKITLSNWHGEAGAGDAGGPGDPARTGGERNHNNNNSRPGKAQFKLAGPPASSPRKESPKDKEPTVAPRCGGRSGAGASPLLDPSPLVAQFNREMLQAEGWVRDKLRDLKDGCDLQNWEEVAQTLQRDMKDFENTLIKLNQMGEQLMWRVSPSAEGVRRQLLALRDQWQLLKQTAASQSKALGGLRSLQDFNRKAERLEAWIRHKEEKPSLAALLQESPDKIQLTRRILDLKQEEQQFQSLHEELNSLAQKLEKQGKSESRSISARRKHLNKTWLRLQGTLKEHHEALQLALEVAAFLQQADTLLGAIHAKQRSVCGVGKPGEGEPGRDRDVRDIASQVMMLDVTVSQLLSLQPSLAAQVSPKHRDVKESWAQLQQALRTEKAPVLASSSPAGEAASPSAEPQGDDSGRGAVGKEAGDKWTRGPRSTVPKDMPGKMAEHKRGEESSPGSPAAGQPPHGGDSKRRRREVEAEWGTRQPEAQVQDVCQATASPHKESTGPRVPPCPVGNVESLEAARTQREPLDSSARAVLLEGPALGGPPGSPQVEAMLRELGELWEDLQRKHQENGAVLREIDKALRLVGELDRAERWLQAVAGSLSEPATMRSPAELRRDLEETGQLERQLLLCGLKLQALRDEAAGEPYAEHEGARKMQRKVEMVEEKLARVQAALRHRAADLRDSLVLSEFLQDLQEEEARSRQGPAVPGSGCCGSQGSFPLLSAQAGQPPGSEDMSRPLGELQEAVEMLNDAAKERERVMEVAAETESLERLVAEVSPRLEALRCRAESLARDIAQAESGFTVVKSEKDLQGLQDLLSRQQEMERAVSETLQGQLEELERAAARLQELCPARLCPVSREVQGTLWAWAGLQELLRETRARVQQAGRLRHFFKDYLAMISWTEDTRAQIFSESPSGHGLLETPCEELERRIEGKLKEFEALAASGQQLVSEEHYLSATIKERLEELQSMLGWVLVRWRAQRHQRDPGSKQEDRRDPESPSGASPTSQEQRAPCAWPRLESIHSPVEFTPCSLLEPVQRSEPRLPAGTTISPPSSPLSDAPSGVERSWGEPSSSTPHSVGPPEEAVIWDPAETSTLLLPPRGPGGLGGTVNLILSIGKKGEKKAAQPVASSERPEEEAVRTLPATKPSGCKTFWKRCQGLLGNTWGSLKRKRKPPRQPVEEAPVEAEKTSSMKRPPAIARRPPASSSGTPAASHTLPKAGAGSLFNSLQRRERARAEQARLLTLQGIMGASSLQPAPEERHGPSNTWPQKCGQRKGEPGTAAAGPPLGELLLYIRNPLVRDIDAECGAAPRDPRLPDVKTTCPHLSLGSVLSLELPRDAAVLGCHRGAAAQREEAEGQEQRQGGGVRPLEPTGTCGAGWQEEVDVDGHSPQGPGEGLGTYPRSERGTWFEEVSFNPSYSRQRAHRAGEEHWSPRCPSSTGEDLPDIRPSQLSHVGVPHERVGWEGDELAGRLGQDSSPGAASRARHREAARLELGPSPAGIPGRAGAVPGTARTQQPAGSGQPSGSPASPAAPTQLSVFEWALGSPQPPSPVPGAEEVCHPAHGQFEEEEEELQAIWDGVGERRAPSPPAGSRARRGAGSGAGSLPSPDATASGPLILSAANNMLVAKFTLPTAARLLGPAGEKSPGVGHSSGGSPSGHRASPHREERVSAAPLESPGTGDQRRHVEEREGSKGPPGKTEFQMMEGTLERKHVLQTGGRKANCRAWGLFHTVLMRQTLCFYQDRRDSIKSSVVALPLNLSGAICTPDAEYTKKTNCFRLQLRDGSEYLLRAPSQPLMNEWVSKLQQNSGFPEVDYFQAAAQHVESTGGAGGFSKVPSPGSSHLQGHQVTTAKSQEIVVLPRSNAWPQRPLGSQDGPADGAVAAAEDAHGAGHREPQWSPRGSPGLWDNSCQEDDYGLVANKRRSYSFTSATYQKITPMAVPKEPVEAGSSYSVTLYIGEQVPAVPRARCHSFVAQPGSPRDTLGEKTPGPPRPKNKSVFKKFFGKKE